In Lycium ferocissimum isolate CSIRO_LF1 chromosome 11, AGI_CSIRO_Lferr_CH_V1, whole genome shotgun sequence, a single genomic region encodes these proteins:
- the LOC132037023 gene encoding gibberellin-regulated protein 14-like: protein MAFKLMPLLFTSFLLLIASTKGDSNTAPGAFPHGKISSPPPTVNGSSPTLPVPAPPTTPYTPPPPPVKAPSPPPAVKLPPPATKPPVPTPPVSPPRTTAECFPLCEVRCKLHSRKNVCLRACTTCCLRCKCVPPGQYGNREKCGKCYANMTTHGGKPKCP, encoded by the exons ATGGCTTTCAAGCTTATGCCACTTCTGTTTACCAGCTTTTTGCTTCTCATCGCTTCTACT AAGGGGGATAGCAACACTGCTCCTGGTGCTTTCCCACATGGTAAGATATCAAGCCCCCCACCAACGGTCAATGGATCCTCTCCGACCCTTCCGGTCCCCGCTCCACCAACCACTCCATACACCCCTCCTCCACCGCCAGTGAAAGCACCATCCCCACCTCCGGCAGTCAAGCTACCACCACCAGCCACGAAACCACCTGTCCCTACTCCTCCCGTTTCACCACCAAGGACCACAGCAG AATGCTTTCCCCTATGCGAGGTGAGATGCAAATTACATTCAAGGAAGAACGTATGCCTAAGAGCATGCACTACTTGCTGTTTAAGATGCAAATGCGTTCCACCAGGCCAATATGGCAACAGAGAGAAATGTGGCAAATGCTATGCTAATATGACCACTCACGGAGGCAAGCCCAAGTGCCCATGA